A window of the Myxococcus fulvus genome harbors these coding sequences:
- a CDS encoding ribonuclease D has translation MPTYPQGDVDVVDAAGARSALQKLEAARELAVDLEADSMHAFRARLCFLQVATDLDVFLFDTLQPDVEARLLAPLLADPERTKYFHAAQGDLQFLAEAGVRVRGLFDTHRAATLLGWPKVGLADVAREKLGVELPKEHQQSDFSLRPLPPGMHTYIANDVRYLCELGRQVRQACIDADILEEVTLDCERLCDEAVARPDVGADFKPKLPRTGLSPAQFTLANAIAHALHKKRLEWAEQENVPMGRMLSNMALADIATRLPSTPKDLARAAGVRGVFVRAHGDEVLAIVREQREKSQKGELTPERENKGPKDSNRRKREDALKAFRVEKATERKVTPSVVLTNPLMDALLSQPPTNLEELARVPYLGEKRLKLYGPALLELLAAFPVQGG, from the coding sequence GGGTGACGTGGACGTGGTGGATGCCGCAGGGGCCCGGAGCGCCCTCCAGAAGCTGGAGGCGGCGCGTGAGCTGGCCGTGGACCTGGAGGCCGACTCCATGCACGCCTTCCGCGCCCGGCTGTGCTTCCTCCAGGTGGCCACGGACCTGGACGTCTTCCTCTTCGACACGCTCCAGCCCGACGTGGAGGCCCGGCTGCTCGCCCCGCTGCTGGCCGACCCGGAGCGCACCAAGTACTTCCACGCGGCGCAGGGTGACTTGCAGTTCCTCGCGGAGGCGGGCGTGCGCGTGCGGGGCCTGTTCGACACGCACCGCGCCGCGACGCTGCTGGGCTGGCCCAAGGTGGGCCTGGCGGACGTGGCCCGGGAGAAGCTGGGCGTGGAGCTTCCCAAGGAGCACCAGCAGTCGGACTTCTCGCTGCGCCCGCTGCCTCCGGGCATGCATACCTACATCGCCAACGACGTGCGCTACCTGTGCGAGCTGGGCCGGCAGGTGCGTCAGGCGTGCATCGACGCGGACATCCTGGAAGAGGTGACGCTCGACTGCGAGCGGCTGTGTGACGAGGCCGTCGCCCGACCCGACGTGGGCGCGGACTTCAAGCCCAAGCTGCCGCGCACCGGGCTGTCCCCCGCGCAGTTCACCCTGGCGAACGCGATTGCGCACGCGCTGCACAAGAAGCGGCTGGAGTGGGCGGAGCAGGAGAACGTGCCCATGGGGCGCATGCTCTCCAACATGGCGCTGGCGGACATCGCCACGCGGCTGCCCTCCACTCCCAAGGATTTGGCGCGCGCGGCCGGCGTGCGGGGCGTGTTCGTTCGGGCCCATGGCGACGAGGTGCTCGCCATCGTCCGCGAGCAGCGCGAGAAGTCGCAGAAGGGCGAGCTGACGCCGGAGCGCGAGAACAAGGGCCCCAAGGACTCCAACCGCCGCAAGCGCGAGGACGCGCTCAAGGCGTTCCGCGTGGAGAAGGCCACCGAGCGCAAGGTGACGCCGAGCGTGGTGCTCACCAACCCGCTGATGGACGCGCTGCTCAGCCAGCCTCCAACGAATCTGGAGGAGCTCGCCCGGGTGCCCTATCTGGGCGAGAAGCGGCTGAAGCTCTACGGCCCGGCCCTCCTCGAGCTGCTCGCCGCCTTCCCCGTGCAGGGCGGCTGA